One Vibrio gazogenes genomic region harbors:
- the fabV gene encoding enoyl-ACP reductase FabV — MHITPKINGVVAHSAHPYGCEQSIIQQIQYAKTATPIQHGPKRVLILGASSGLGLAARIALTFGGAEADTIGVSLDKPPQTNQSGNAGFYNNYYFKQYAQREGRTAINIQGDVFSRHTKEAVIEAIETYFEGEVDLIIYSVASGKRRKAEGSDRFWHSAIKPIGQSIESVLLDLGQDQWQDVMLEPALEEEIDATLKVMGGEDWEAWIDTLINAESIADGCQSVAFSYIGSALTHPIYLDGTLGRAKVDLHQTSHSLNLKLANYGGHAYAVVCQALLTRASVFIPGLSPYLIALNQVMHTLGVNENCNSQMQRLFTTKLYGPETVPVDGERLIRLDEHELSPEVQTKTQQLLAEINADNFSQLDAYQTFKEAFMQLNGFHWPAVDDHAPIDLQPFIRFATKQ; from the coding sequence ATGCACATAACCCCAAAGATCAATGGTGTTGTTGCACATAGCGCACATCCTTACGGTTGCGAGCAATCGATTATACAACAAATTCAGTATGCGAAGACCGCAACACCGATTCAACATGGCCCAAAACGCGTCCTCATCTTAGGTGCATCTTCCGGACTTGGGCTTGCTGCTCGGATCGCACTGACGTTTGGCGGTGCTGAAGCTGACACAATCGGTGTATCTCTTGATAAGCCACCACAAACAAATCAGTCCGGTAATGCCGGTTTTTATAACAACTACTACTTCAAACAGTATGCGCAACGTGAAGGGCGAACCGCGATTAATATTCAGGGAGATGTATTTTCCCGCCACACCAAAGAAGCAGTCATCGAAGCAATTGAAACTTACTTCGAAGGCGAAGTGGATCTCATTATCTATAGTGTTGCCTCCGGTAAACGCAGAAAAGCAGAAGGCAGTGACCGCTTCTGGCACTCCGCTATTAAACCGATTGGTCAGTCAATAGAAAGTGTCTTGCTCGATTTAGGCCAAGACCAATGGCAAGATGTCATGCTTGAACCCGCTTTAGAAGAAGAGATCGATGCAACACTCAAAGTCATGGGCGGAGAAGACTGGGAAGCCTGGATCGATACATTGATTAATGCGGAATCAATTGCTGATGGTTGTCAGTCCGTAGCATTTTCTTATATTGGCTCAGCATTAACCCATCCCATCTATCTGGACGGCACACTGGGACGGGCGAAAGTCGATTTACATCAAACCAGTCATTCTCTCAATCTGAAGCTCGCCAACTATGGTGGTCATGCCTATGCGGTAGTCTGTCAGGCGTTACTGACTCGGGCCAGTGTTTTTATTCCCGGACTGAGCCCTTATTTAATTGCTTTGAATCAGGTCATGCACACTTTAGGCGTGAATGAAAACTGCAACAGTCAGATGCAACGCCTGTTCACCACAAAGCTGTATGGCCCTGAGACCGTACCCGTTGATGGCGAACGGCTGATTCGCTTAGATGAGCACGAACTTTCTCCGGAAGTGCAAACTAAAACACAGCAGTTATTGGCCGAAATTAATGCCGATAATTTTTCTCAGCTTGATGCTTATCAGACATTCAAAGAAGCTTTTATGCAGTTGAACGGTTTTCACTGGCCAGCCGTGGATGATCACGCACCGATTGACCTCCAACCTTTTATCCGATTCGCAACAAAACAATAA
- the tesA gene encoding multifunctional acyl-CoA thioesterase I/protease I/lysophospholipase L1 encodes MRWLSFLLVLTCSLQAHSATRLLIVGDSLSAGYQMSADQAWPSLLPQALQKYNRSVTVVNASVSGDTTGNSLVRLPQLLQQHTPDYVLLELGANDGLRGFSPQIPQQNLAQMIDLITQSGAQAILMQIRIPPNYGQRYSKAFAAIYPTLATEKKVSLLPFFLEQVIVRPEWIKSDGLHPNEQAQPWIAEWMAQHLHPLLEQPAAPEMQS; translated from the coding sequence ATGCGATGGTTATCCTTTCTTCTGGTTTTGACTTGTTCATTACAGGCCCATAGTGCCACCCGATTACTGATTGTCGGTGATAGTTTGAGTGCCGGTTATCAAATGTCAGCCGATCAAGCATGGCCGAGTTTGCTTCCTCAAGCCTTACAAAAGTACAATCGCTCGGTCACCGTCGTCAATGCCAGTGTCTCTGGTGATACAACTGGTAACAGTTTGGTGCGTTTACCGCAGTTGTTACAGCAACATACCCCAGATTATGTGCTGCTCGAGCTGGGAGCCAACGACGGGCTCCGTGGTTTCTCACCACAAATTCCTCAGCAAAATTTAGCCCAAATGATTGACCTCATCACGCAATCCGGCGCACAGGCCATTCTGATGCAGATTCGAATCCCACCGAACTATGGGCAGCGCTATAGCAAAGCTTTCGCTGCTATATATCCCACGCTGGCGACGGAAAAAAAGGTTTCGTTACTGCCGTTTTTTCTGGAACAGGTCATTGTTCGCCCGGAATGGATAAAATCTGATGGACTCCATCCCAATGAACAAGCACAACCTTGGATTGCCGAGTGGATGGCGCAACATCTGCACCCCTTACTTGAACAACCCGCAGCCCCAGAGATGCAATCATGA
- a CDS encoding sensor domain-containing phosphodiesterase, which translates to MPNNHPNHLIIPEHILDNWQNIVNLAAGILSSPTVMLLRCRESMNERICHNHHSQSELNLDELSACQLHQIVLESGQPLWVSDIEEEPTLSTYLPDAVMSYAGLPLYFPNQIPFGMLVVVDNQIHHFYELEFQLLESLQSAIESHLNILTQQSEINRLNHYIENTLSHDTVDYVNLTQTLHQEIDRRKVVERQLQYNQRHDPSTGFLNRFALEDELKNRLVSCTAHGKRFAVIHIGFSNARHLQTRFGYQEWEGVLKHYHTQLEALELKEIEWLTARPNSTDLVLIVQSCDLKRDVDMLCEKLVLISKTVFNIHHQSIHLHTYIGIAISGEDSTVTELLGQASAAMISCKDSGHLYYYHSEALAQSQLRLHQLENYLLHAVRNGDLMLYFQPKVCPTTRLWMGAEALLRWRHPVLGEISSETLIHLAEKNGLIFEVGNFVLKTAIEKASQWTRYMTDFKIAVNVSAKQLRDIRFVDQVKQFLQAYQLPAHHLEIEVTESGLITDEKVASDILQILHQLGVTLSLDDFGTGYASFSYLKKFPFDCIKIDKSFVHSLAESEEDKEIVRSIIQVAKKLKLQIIIEGVETEAQEQFIIAEGCHYGQGFLYGRPVPADVFENSLNQQMQSQLQQSTKRSQIKDH; encoded by the coding sequence ATGCCAAATAATCACCCGAACCATCTGATCATCCCAGAGCACATTCTGGATAACTGGCAAAATATTGTGAATCTCGCTGCTGGGATTCTCTCTTCTCCGACGGTGATGCTGCTGCGTTGTCGTGAAAGTATGAACGAGCGAATATGCCATAATCATCACTCACAGAGCGAGCTCAATCTTGATGAGCTCAGTGCTTGTCAACTCCATCAGATTGTTCTCGAATCAGGTCAGCCGCTATGGGTCTCCGATATAGAAGAAGAGCCGACGCTCTCGACGTATTTACCGGATGCGGTTATGTCCTATGCTGGGTTACCACTCTATTTTCCCAATCAAATACCATTTGGAATGTTGGTGGTTGTCGATAACCAGATACATCATTTTTATGAGCTTGAATTTCAGTTATTGGAAAGCCTTCAGTCCGCGATCGAATCCCATTTGAACATCTTGACGCAACAATCTGAGATCAACCGACTCAATCACTACATTGAAAACACGCTTTCTCATGATACGGTCGATTACGTTAATCTGACGCAGACGCTACACCAAGAAATTGATCGTCGCAAAGTCGTCGAACGCCAATTGCAATATAATCAGCGCCATGACCCCAGTACTGGTTTTCTCAACCGTTTTGCACTTGAAGACGAACTGAAGAATCGTTTGGTAAGCTGTACCGCTCACGGGAAAAGATTTGCCGTGATCCATATCGGTTTCAGTAATGCCCGTCATTTGCAAACCCGCTTTGGTTATCAAGAGTGGGAAGGCGTTTTGAAACACTATCATACACAACTCGAAGCGCTGGAACTTAAAGAGATTGAATGGTTAACAGCTCGCCCTAATTCCACCGATCTAGTACTGATAGTACAATCCTGTGATCTGAAACGAGACGTGGATATGCTATGCGAGAAATTGGTATTGATAAGCAAAACTGTCTTTAACATTCATCATCAGTCGATTCACTTACATACTTATATCGGCATTGCTATTTCCGGAGAAGACAGCACGGTCACCGAGCTGCTCGGACAAGCTTCCGCAGCTATGATTTCGTGCAAAGACTCCGGCCATTTATATTACTACCACTCAGAAGCACTCGCCCAATCTCAACTCCGACTCCATCAATTGGAAAACTACTTGCTTCATGCAGTGAGAAATGGCGATCTGATGCTTTATTTTCAGCCGAAAGTCTGTCCGACAACACGGCTTTGGATGGGTGCGGAAGCGTTACTGCGCTGGCGTCACCCTGTTCTGGGGGAGATCTCCAGTGAAACGTTGATTCACTTGGCAGAAAAAAATGGCCTGATCTTTGAAGTGGGTAACTTTGTGCTAAAAACGGCAATCGAAAAAGCCAGCCAGTGGACGCGCTATATGACCGATTTTAAAATTGCGGTCAATGTTTCAGCCAAACAGCTACGGGATATCCGCTTTGTTGATCAAGTCAAACAGTTTTTGCAAGCCTATCAACTGCCGGCTCATCATCTGGAAATCGAAGTGACCGAAAGCGGTTTGATCACCGATGAAAAAGTGGCCAGTGATATTCTTCAAATTCTTCATCAACTCGGCGTGACACTATCGCTTGATGACTTCGGTACCGGATATGCATCATTCAGTTATCTGAAAAAGTTTCCGTTCGATTGTATTAAGATTGATAAAAGCTTTGTGCATTCACTGGCAGAAAGTGAAGAGGACAAAGAAATTGTGCGCTCTATCATCCAAGTCGCCAAAAAACTCAAATTACAAATCATCATTGAAGGGGTTGAGACGGAAGCACAGGAGCAGTTTATC
- a CDS encoding ABC transporter ATP-binding protein, with protein MTNTPVISAKCLSKTVSTNQQNLTIVKEAHFDIYPTESVAIVGTSGAGKSTLMALLSGLDIASSGDVVLFGQPLSTLDDEQRAAIRSESVGFIFQNFLLIPSLSALDNVTLPCLLRGEPEDRERAISLLNAVGLGERLHHTPAQLSGGEQQRVAIARAFMIQPQILFADEPTGNLDQKTAAVVIELLFQLNEEFGTTLVLVTHDHHLAQRCQRRLQMSEGRIEEIES; from the coding sequence ATGACGAACACACCTGTGATTTCTGCAAAATGTCTGAGTAAAACAGTGTCTACGAATCAGCAGAATTTGACAATTGTTAAAGAGGCTCATTTTGATATTTATCCAACAGAAAGTGTGGCGATTGTCGGCACTTCCGGGGCGGGGAAATCAACATTGATGGCACTGTTATCCGGATTGGACATTGCGTCTTCAGGTGACGTCGTGTTGTTTGGACAGCCGTTGAGCACGCTTGATGATGAGCAACGGGCGGCGATACGCAGTGAATCCGTCGGCTTTATTTTTCAGAACTTTTTACTGATTCCCAGTTTGTCTGCATTAGATAATGTCACATTGCCCTGTCTGCTTCGGGGAGAGCCTGAAGATCGGGAGCGGGCAATATCGCTGTTAAACGCTGTCGGGCTGGGGGAGCGGCTTCATCATACACCGGCTCAACTTTCCGGCGGGGAACAGCAGCGGGTCGCAATTGCGCGGGCGTTTATGATCCAGCCTCAAATTCTGTTCGCTGATGAACCGACCGGAAACCTCGATCAAAAGACGGCAGCCGTAGTGATTGAACTTTTGTTTCAGCTCAATGAAGAGTTCGGGACCACACTGGTATTGGTCACCCATGATCACCATCTGGCACAACGGTGCCAGCGACGGTTGCAAATGAGTGAAGGACGGATCGAGGAGATTGAATCATGA